In Bdellovibrionales bacterium, the following proteins share a genomic window:
- a CDS encoding HNH endonuclease, with translation MDFKNMNNKELVLSFEKSVASERKMTAEIIRYIAEIDRRRLFIEKGFTSLFDYLTREIGYSPGSAMRRIDAARLLQEMPEVIVKFENGDITLSQATQVQKASRDQKRIKNTHLTPHDNRELFTQIEKLSQKETEQIIAHRLNIPVPKYEKELLHKDNSVTLTLTLTQEQMVILEKAQDMIAHTGANANWADTLTYLAKKELARRTHIRSPKNPKRAPKSTAVAEVNDGIASETSETIRSKRDPTPQALRRRYISQTIRKKLLHPNAVCAYKDQNGKSCDNRRFLQLDHIQSWSRGGNNTVDNLQVLCGVHNRLKYRSEMAINLKGLKT, from the coding sequence ACAAAGAGCTCGTTTTAAGTTTCGAAAAGTCGGTGGCGAGCGAACGAAAAATGACGGCAGAAATAATTCGCTATATTGCCGAGATTGATCGGCGCAGACTTTTTATAGAAAAAGGCTTCACGAGTTTATTTGATTATCTCACCCGCGAAATTGGCTACAGTCCAGGTTCGGCCATGCGAAGAATCGATGCCGCACGTCTTTTACAAGAAATGCCAGAAGTGATTGTTAAATTTGAAAATGGCGACATCACCTTATCGCAGGCGACACAGGTTCAAAAGGCCTCGCGTGATCAAAAAAGAATTAAAAACACTCATTTAACCCCGCACGATAATCGGGAACTTTTCACTCAAATCGAAAAGTTGAGCCAAAAAGAAACCGAACAAATTATCGCTCATAGATTAAATATTCCCGTTCCAAAATATGAAAAAGAACTTCTGCACAAAGATAATTCCGTGACCCTCACGCTGACTTTAACTCAAGAACAAATGGTGATTCTGGAGAAAGCTCAAGATATGATCGCTCATACCGGAGCCAACGCCAACTGGGCCGATACGCTCACTTATCTAGCGAAGAAGGAATTAGCTCGTCGTACCCACATTCGATCACCAAAAAATCCAAAGAGAGCTCCGAAATCCACTGCCGTAGCGGAAGTGAATGACGGCATAGCCTCTGAAACTTCTGAAACAATTCGCTCCAAGCGCGACCCCACTCCTCAGGCCCTTCGAAGACGATATATTTCTCAAACCATTCGTAAAAAATTACTTCATCCCAATGCCGTATGTGCTTACAAAGACCAAAACGGCAAATCCTGCGACAACCGCAGATTTTTACAGTTGGATCACATACAAAGCTGGAGCCGCGGCGGAAACAATACGGTAGATAACCTGCAAGTCCTATGTGGCGTTCACAATCGTCTTAAATACAGATCAGAGATGGCCATAAATCTAAAAGGCCTAA